From the Oncorhynchus nerka isolate Pitt River linkage group LG28, Oner_Uvic_2.0, whole genome shotgun sequence genome, one window contains:
- the hkdc1 gene encoding hexokinase HKDC1, translating into MFAVHLLSFYFSKLQEDQIKKVDRFLYAMRLSDDQLVDISARFRAGMEKGLSSESNATAAVKMLPTHVLSTPDGSEKGEFLALDLGGSKFKVLQVKVSENGKRRVEMESETYPIPEELLNGRGTEMFDHVAESLKDFLQKKHINQKRKALGFTFSFPCGQSKIDEGVLLSWSKNYKARGVLGTNVVQSLRQAIDRVGGINVDVLALVNDTVGTMMTCGYDDQCCEVGVIIGTGTNACYMEELRHIDLVEGDEGRMCINTEWGAFGDDGTLDDFITHFDREIDAASTNPGKQLFEKMVSGMYMGELVRLILLKMAKKGLLFDGRVSDALRTKGKFQTKHITLIEQYKDGLKNTREILTELGLSPSADDCLAVQHVSTIVSFRSANLCAAALAAILTRIRENRKLKSLRITVGVDGTVYRTHPQYPKRLHKVVRQLVPECHVRFVLSESGSSKGAAMVTAVAQRLAAQRREINDTLALLSLSPENLQQVRDKMRVELERGLRRDSHRTASVKMLPSFVYRIPDGTERGKYLALDLGGTNFRVLVVKIRSGIRKSVRMYNKIYAIPLEIMQGTGEELFDHIVQCISDFLDYMGMKNTRLPLGFTFSFPCRQTGIDKGSLVSWTKGFKATDCEGNDVVEMLREAIKRRNEFDLDIVAVVNDTVGTMMTCAYEDPKCEIGLIAGTGSNVCYMEEMRNIEMVEGDEGQMCVNTEWGGFGENDCIEDIRTRFDREVDEGSLNNGKQRFEKMTSGMYLGEIVRQILIDLTRRGLLFRGRITEPLKTRGIFETKFLSQIESDRLALLQVRSILQQLGLDSTCDDSIIVKEVCGTVSRRAAQLCGAGMAAIVDKIRENRGQNQMNITVGVDGTLYKLHPHFSRILKDTVKALAPQCDVEFVLSEDGSGKGAALITAVARGEN; encoded by the exons ATGTTTGCGGTGCACTtgctctctttctatttctccaaGCTGCAGGAGGACCAAATCAAGAAG gtGGACAGGTTCCTGTATGCCATGCGTCTCTCCGATGACCAGTTAGTGGACATTTCAGCTCGCTTTCGTGCAGGGATGGAAAAAGGACTGTCCAGTGAAAGCAATGCTACAGCCGCGGTCAAGATGCTGCCCACACATGTCCTCTCAACCCCTGATGGATCAG AGAAGGGAGAGTTCCTGGCTTTAGATCTGGGCGGCTCCAAGTTTAAAGTGCTCCAGGTGAAGGTGTCAGAGAATGGGAAGAgaagggtggagatggagagtgagacatACCCTATCCCAGAGGAACTCCTGAACGGTAGAGGGACTGAG ATGTTTGACCATGTTGCAGAGTCTCTAAAAGACTTTCTGCAAAAGAAGCACATCAACCAGAAGAGGAAAGCTTTGGGCTTCACCTTCTCTTTCCCTTGTGGACAGTCCAAAATAGATGAG GGAGTGCTGTTGTCATGGTCAAAGAACTACAAGGCCAGAGGAGTCCTGGGGACCAATGTGGTGCAATCCTTGAGACAGGCCATTGATAGAGTCGGG GGAATCAATGTGGATGTCCTGGCCCTTGTTAATGACACAGTGGGAACCATGATGACCTGTGGCTATGACGACCAGTGTTGTGAAGTGGGGGTCATCATAG GCACAGGTACTAATGCTTGTTACATGGAGGAGCTGAGACACATTGACCTGGTGGAGGGAGACGAGGGCAGGATGTGCATCAACACAGAGTGGGGAGCCTTCGGGGATGATGGGACACTCGATGACTTCATTACACACTTTGACCGAGAGATTGATGCTGCTTCCACCAACCCAGGGAAGCAACT GTTTGAGAAGATGGTGAGTGGGATGTACATGGGGGAGTTGGTGAGACTCATTCTGTTAAAGATGGCCAAGAAGGGACTACTGTTTGATGGCAGAGTTTCCGATGCTCTACGCACCAAAGGGAAATTTCAGACCAAACACATCACTTTAATTGAACA GTACAAAGACGGGCTGAAGAACACCAGGGAAATCCTTACGGAGCTCGGCCTGTCTCCCTCAGCAGATGATTGCCTTGCCGTCCAACACGTCTCCACCATCGTGTCCTTCAGGTCAGCTAACCTCTGCGCCGCCGCGCTGGCTGCCATCCTCACCCGCATCCGCGAGAACAGGAAGCTGAAGAGCTTGCGGATCACTGTTGGGGTTGACGGAACTGTCTACAGAACACATCCACA gTACCCCAAGAGGCTCCACAAGGTGGTGCGCCAGTTGGTGCCAGAGTGCCATGTGCGCTTTGTGCTGTCTGAGAGTGGTAGCAGTAAGGGGGCTGCTATGGTAACAGCTGTGGCTCAGAGGCTGGCGGCCCAGAGGAGGGAGATCAACGACACTCTTGCTCTACTCAGCCTGAGTCCAGAGAACCTCCAGCAGGTCAGGGACAAGATGAGAGTGGAGCTAGAGAGAGGCCTTAGGAGGGATTCTCACCGAACTGCCTCTGTTAAAATGCTGCCCTCCTTTGTGTACAGGATACCTGATGGGACAG AGCGAGGAAAGTACTTGGCGTTGGACCTGGGAGGAACTAACTTCCGGGTGTTGGTGGTGAAGATCCGGAGTGGAATACGCAAGTCTGTCCGCATGTACAACAAAATCTATGCCATCCCTCTGGAGATCATGCAGGgcacaggagaggag CTGTTCGACCACATTGTCCAGTGCATCTCAGATTTCTTGGACTACATGGGGATGAAGAATACTCGTCTCCCGCTTGGTTTCACCTTTTCTTTCccctgcagacagacaggaatcGATAAG GGAAGTTTGGTTAGCTGGACCAAAGGGTTCAAAGCCACAGACTGTGAAGGAAATGATGTTGTGGAAATGCTCCGAGAGGCTATCAAAAGACGGAAT GAATTTGATCTTGACATTGTTGCCGTGGTGAATGACACAGTGGGCACAATGATGACATGTGCATATGAAGACCCCAAGTGTGAGATAGGACTCATTGCTG GAACGGGGAGTAATGTGtgctacatggaggagatgaggaacattGAGATGGTGGAGGGGGACGAGGGACAGATGTGTGTGAACACAGAGTGGGGCGGTTTTGGCGAGAATGACTGCATAGAGGACATCCGGACCAGGTTTGACAGAGAAGTAGATGAGGGGTCATTGAACAACGGCAAACAAAG GTTTGAGAAGATGACAAGTGGTATGTACTTGGGGGAGATAGTGAGACAGATTCTCATCGACTTAACCAGGAGAGGTCTTCTGTTCCGAGGCCGCATCACAGAGCCTCTGAAGACCAGGGGCATCTTCGAGACCAAGTTCCTGTCCCAAATAGAGAG TGACCGGTTGGCGCTACTGCAGGTGAGGTCCATCCTGCAGCAGCTGGGTCTGGACAGCACATGTGATGACAGTATCATCGTCAAGGAGGTGTGTGGTACAGTGTCCCGCCGGGCGGCTCAGCTCTGTGGAGCCGGAATGGCCGCCATTGTCGACAAAATCAGAGAGAACCGTGGGCAGAACCAAATGAACATCACCGTGGGGGTGGACGGAACACTCTACAAGCTGCATCCACA CTTTTCCAGAATCCTCAAGGACACGGTCAAGGCTCTGGCGCCACAGTGTGACGTGGAGTTTGTCCTATCAGAAGATGGCAGTGGCAAAGGGGCCGCCCTCATCACAGCTGTGGCGCGTGGAGAGAATTAA